Proteins encoded together in one Hevea brasiliensis isolate MT/VB/25A 57/8 chromosome 16, ASM3005281v1, whole genome shotgun sequence window:
- the LOC131174743 gene encoding uncharacterized protein LOC131174743, whose amino-acid sequence MADNKNVISDVIPVMTKSTEHKLNGSNYLEWSKTVRVYLRSIDKDDHFTKDPPTDDTRQTWLREDARLFLQLRNSIHSEVISLINHCEFVKELIDYLDFLYSGKGNISHIYDVCKAFYRAEKKDKSLTAYFMDFKRVYEELNVLLPFNPDVKVQQAQREQLAVMSFLAGLPSEYETAKSQILSSFEISSLHETFTRVLRTESTQS is encoded by the coding sequence atggcagacaataagaatgttatttctgatgtgattccggtgatgactaagagcacggaacacaaacttaatggttcaaattacctggagtggagtaagactgttagggtctatttgcgtagcattgataaggatgatcactttactaaagatccacctacggatgatacacgacaaacttggctaagggaggatgctcggttatttttgcagcttcggaactcgattcacagtgaggtaattagtttaattaatcactgtgaatttgttaaggaattgatagattacttagattttttgtattctggtaaagggaatatctcccatatttatgatgtttgtaaggcattctaccgtgctgagaaaaaggataagtctctcacggcttattttatggattttaaacgggtatatgaggaacttaatgtattgttgccttttaatcctgatgtgaaagttcagcaggcccaacgggagcaactggctgttatgagttttcttgcaggtcttccttcagagtatgagactgctaaatctcagattctctccagttttgagatttcctctttgcatgaaacgtttacacgggtccttcgtacagagagtacccaatcttaa